In Bradyrhizobium paxllaeri, the genomic stretch TTTTTGGCTGATGCCGCGGCGGCGGGGCGGGCCGTCTTACGGGCGGCCTTGGCTGCGGATGGTTTTCGAGCGGGCGTCTTGCGGCTTTGGGAGGATGGCTTGGAGGATTTCATGCGCGTTTTCTTGGACATACGCCTTCCTTTCGTCGCTTTCCGCAGATCAACCATTAGGGTATTGCGGGTCTTGCCTTTGACCGTCGGATTCGCTCCGGCTGCCGGGCAACTTTGATGACCCCGGAGTACGGTTACAAGGAATTCGACGCTACACCCGTCCGCTCGTCGATGGGGCCGCCCAATCAGTCCTTGGGTCCGACCACGAGTAACAGTATTAATCGAGGATTGGCAGCGATGCCGGCACAGGAGCGCTCGATACAGATCGAAGAGCGCGCCCTTGGCGGCGATCAACCTCAGCGCCGACACCGAGAGGCAATGGCTAGGAATACTTCGCCAAAGGGGTCGAATCCGCATGCCGAGACCCAGCAATGGGATGACGCAGCGGGCTGGGAGCAGGACGAAGCCGCCGGCTACCGCGCGCGGCGCCTGCTGTCGCGTTCCGATTCCGGATTTCACCGTGCCGGCGACAGGTTCTCAGCGCTGCGGCGGTGGATGAGCGGCGAGCGCTGGGTCAAGCGCCTGGCGATCGTGATCGCCGTGCTGGCGGTGATCTTCATCGGCTGCTTCGGCGGGTTGTGGTGGCGGCTTGGCGCCGGGCCCATCAATCTCGATATCGCGACGCCTTGGCTCGCGGCCGCAATCGAGGAAAATATCGGCCACGGCAATACGGTTGCGGTCGGCGGTACGCAGATCGAGCGGGCCGGACGGATTCGTATAGCGGTGCGCATTCGCGACATCGTGGTCCGCGACCGCGATCAGGTCGTTGTCGCCACCGCACCGAAGGCCGAGGTGAGACTGTCAGGCACGGCGCTGCTGATGGGGCGGCTGCGCGCCGAGAGCCTCAATCTGGTCGACGCCGAACTCGCGGTACGAATCACGCCGGACGGTCAGGTCACGGTATCCGCCGGCGAAACTGCCAAGCCATTGGCGACGGGCGTTGCCTCCAAGCGCGATGCCGGCATAGCGCCGACCTTCCCCCGCGCGGCGCCTGCGCCCGCCCCAGGCGCGCCGGCGACGGCTCCCGATCCGACGCAGAACGGATTGCTGGCCGGCCTCGACTGGCTCGACAGCCTCAGCCTGACCGGGCTCGACGGACAGAATCTGAACGAGATCGGCCTCAAGAACGGCAATCTCGTCGTCGACGACCAGCAGCGCGGCAACAAGTGGACGTTCGACAATATCAGCCTCAGTATGCGCCGCCCGAGCAGCGGCGGGGTGGCAGTAAGCCTTGGCGAAGAGGGCGCGCGTCCATGGTCGCTGAAGGTGGTGGTCGGACCGCCGCAGAACGGCGTGCGCTCGGTTGATCTTCGCGCCGACAAGGTGCCGGCTGCCAACATCCTGCTGGCGATGCGGGTCAAGGATCTCACCTATGGCGCGGACCTGCCGCTTTCCGGCGAACTGAAAGGCGAATTGGGCCGCGATGGCGTGCCGACCTATTTACGCGGCAAGGTCACGGCGGGCGCCGGGCACCTCATCGACAGCGATACGCCCGATTATCCGATGCCGATCGATTCGGCGGAGATGAGCGTCGAATGGGACTCCGGACGGCGCGTGCTGGTCGCGCCCTTCAAGGTCGTTTCCGGCGCGAACCGGATTACGCTGCTCGGTCATCTCGAGCCGCCGAATGGCGCCACCACCGAATGGCAGGCCGGCCTTAGCGGCGGTACGATCCTGCTGGCCGGTACCGACAATGAACCACCGTTGATCTTCAACCGGATCTCGATCGGGATGAAGTTCGACACCGACCGGAAACGTGTGCTGCTCACCCAGGCCGATATCAGCAACGGCGAGATCGGCATCGCCGGCACCGGCAGCATCGACTATGCGAACGAAGCGCGCCTGCAGCTCGGTTTTGCGGGTACGCCGATGTCGGCATCCGCGCTGAAGCGGATGTGGCCGATTCTGATCGTGCCTGAAGTACGTGAATGGGTGATCGAGCGCATCGAGCGCGGTACGCTCCAGCGCATCGAGGTTGGCGTCAATTCGCCGGTGCGCAATCTCTCGCGCAAGGGACCGCCGATTCCGGACGATGGCCTGGCCGTCAACATCGTCGCCTCGGGCGTGACGGCGCGCCCGGTCGACGACATGCCCGCGGTCCGCGATGCGGATTTGAAGGCGCGGGTTACCGGACGCACCGCGACGGTGACGATCGGGCAGGGAATTGCCGACACGCCTGCCGGGCGCAAGATCAACATTTCTGATTTCATCTTCGAGGTGCCGGACATGGCGCCGAAACCGTCTCCATCAAAGGTGAAATTCAGGGTGGATTGTCCGGTGCCGGCCGCAGCCGAGATTCTGGCTTCCGACCGTATCAGCGATCTCTCCGGCACGCTGATCGATCCGAACGCCAGCAAGGGCAACGTTGCCGCCACCATTACGCTCGGCATGCCGGTCAAGGGCTCGATGACCAAGGCCGATACCACCTACACGGTGATTGGTGACCTGAGTGGCTTTGCTGCCGACAGGCTCGTGATGAATCAGAAGCTGGAGGCCAACGCGCTGAAGGTGCTCGCCAACAACGCGGGCTATCAGGTCAAGGGCGACGTCAAGATCAACGGGCAGGCGGCTTCGCTGGACTATCGCAAGCCGAGCGAGGGCGACGCCGATATCAGGCTGCAGGCGACACTGGATGATGCCAGCCGCGCACGCCTCGGTATCGACCTCGGATCTGCCGTGAGCGGCTCGATCCCGATCAAGGTGGTCGGCAAGATCGGCGAGAACGACAGCCGCGTCGGCATCGAGGCCGACCTGACCTCGCTGCGGCTCGACAATATCCTGCCGGGCTGGGTCAAGTCGCCCGGCAAGTCGGGCAAGGCGACGTTCAACGTGGTGAAGAAGGAACAGTCGACGCTGTTCCAGGATATCGTGGTCGAAGGCGGCGGCGTGTCGATCAAGGGATCGCTCGAGGTCGACCAGAACGGCGACTTGATGAGCGCGAACTTCCCGACCTACGCGCCGTCGGATGGCGACAAGACCAACTTGAAGGCCGAGCGCGGCGCCGACGGCGTCGTCAAGGTGACGATGCGTGGCGATGTGTTCGACGGCCGCGGCTTCCTCAAATCGGCGATCTCGGGCAAGGAAGCCGACCCCAGGAGCAAGTCCAGGAACATTGATCTGGATATCGACGTCAAACTCGGCGCGGTCCAGGGCTTCAACGGCGAGGCGCTGCGCAGCGTCGACAGCAAGTTCTCCCGCCGCAACGGCGTCGTGAGAGCCTTTACGCTCGCCGGCAAGGTCGGGCGCGACACGGCCGTGACGGCGGATCTGCGCGGCCGCGGAGCGGGGCAGGGACGCGACATCATCGTGCTGCAGACCAACGATGCCGGCGCGTTCTTCCGCTTCACCGACACCTACTCGAAAATGGTCGGCGGCCAACTTTCGCTGGCGATGGAGCCGCCAACCGTCGAACCCAGCGCGAAGGAAGGCCTGATCAACGTCCGCGACTTCTCTGTCAGGGGCGAGGCCGCGCTCGAGCGCGCCGCTGCCGGCGCACCGGCCGGCGCCCAGAGCGGCATATCATTTTCGGCATTGCGGGCGGAGTTCACCCGGCAAAGCGGACAGCTCGCGATCCGCGACGGTGTCGTCAAGGGTCCGACCATCGGCGCGACCATCGAAGGCAGCATCGATTATGTCGGCAATGCCGTGCGCATGAGCGGCACCTTCGTTCCGATGTACGGATTGAACAACATGTTCGGGCAGATTCCCGTGCTCGGCCTGTTCCTCGGCGGCGGTAGCAATGAAGGCCTGATCGGCGTGACCTATGAAGTGGTCGGCACGCCCGGCCAGCCGGTGCTGCGGGTCAATCCGATTTCGGCAGTGATGCCAGGCGTGCTGCGCAAGATATTCGAGTTCAACACCGGCAAGCAGAACAATAACCCGGTCGAACTCCCGCCGAATAATTAGTCAGGAACCGCCGCAGCTTCGGAATGGGAAGCTGCCTGCGGCGGAAATCGCTGTCTGATCTGCCTCTAGCCGGATGCCATGGCCGAGACCGCCCGCGCGACCGAAGCCCAAACGGCGTTTTGCTGCGCGGCAGGAACGGTGGCGCCAGTCAGATAGCCCGTGATCACGATGGGGGCCTTGCCGTGAGGCCAGATCACGGCGACGTCATTATTTGTGCCTCGCGCACCAGTGCCGGTCTTGTCGCCGACGCGCCAGTCTTTCGGAAGGCCTGCACGCAGTCTGGTGTCGCCGGTCTTGTTGGCGACCAGCCATGCCGTCAGTTGCTCGCGCGATGGCGCCGACAGCGCCGTGGTTCCAACGACGAGGGCCTGCAAACTGGAAGCCATCGCATTCGGTGTCGTGGTATCGCGGGGATCGTCGGGCAAAGCCTCGTTGAGCGAGGGCTCGTTACGGTCCAGCCGCGTGACCTGGTCGCCGAGACTCCGGGCGAAGGCCGTCAGCCCCGGAGGTCCGCCGAGAGCAGCGAGCAGCAGGTTGCCGGCCGTGTTATCGCTCAGCGTCACCGCCGCCTCGCAAATTTCGGCGAGCGTCATGCCGTCGCCGCCCACGTGCTTTTCGGTTACGGGCGAGTACGTGACGAGCGCGGATGCTTCGAAGGTGATGCGCCGCGTCAACTGTTCCTTGCCGGCGTCCACCCGCGCCAGGATCGCGGCGGCCGCCAGCGCCTTGAAGGTGCTGCACATCGGAAAGCGCTCGTCGCCTCGATGGACATGACGAGCGCCCGTTGCCGTGTCCAGGACACACACACCGAGCCGGCCGCCGCTCTCGCGCTCCAGACGTTTGATCTCGTCGATCAGTCGTTGATTGAGTGTCGATGCGCTCACTGCTTTCAGCCGGCCGCTCAAGGCAGTCGCTACCAGCGCTGCGCCGCATCCAAGCTGGAACTGTCTTCTCGTGATCACAATGAATCCTCCGTTCTGCGGGCGGGAAGGTGCCGACAGGCCGCAATCTTGACAAACGATCAGTTCTGCGGGCAGGCATAAGAAAAACTAGGGACAAGCAATGCGTCGCCGGACGAAGCTTTCGCACCTTCCGCTCAATGCGCTGCGGGCTTTTGAGGCGACAGCGCGCCACCTCAGTTTCACCCGTGCCGGGCTGGAACTTCGGGTCACTCAGGCGGCCGTCAGCCAGCACGTGAAGGTGCTGGAGGACCGGCTTGGCGTGCAGTTGTTTCGCCGATTACCGCGCGGCGTTGCGCTCACCGATGAAGGGCAGTTGCTGCTGCCGAGCATTGTCGAGGCCTTCGGCCGGCTCACCGAAACGCTCAATCGTTTTGAAGATGGCCACTACCAGGATGTCATCGCGGTCGGCGTCGTCGGCACGTTTGCTTCGGGATGGCTGCTGCCGCGGCTCGATGCCTTCAGGAAGGCCTATCCGCGGATCGATCTGCGCCTGTTCACCAATAACAATCGCATCGACATCGCGGGTGAGGGCCTCGATTACGCGATCAGGTTTGGCGACGGCCTTTGGCACGGTACCGATGCGACCCGTTTGATGGGCGCGCCATTTACCCCGCTCTGCGCGCCGTCGCTGGCGCGCAGGCTGAGCCGGCCGGCCGATCTCAAGCGCGAGGTGCTGCTGCGTTCCTATCGGCAGGAGGAATGGCCACGGTGGTTTGCCGCGGCGGGACTGCAGAGCCCGGTCCTCAAGGGAATGGTGTTCGATTCATCGATCACGATCGCCAGCGCAGCTGCGCGTGGGTTCGGCGTTGCGCTGCTGCCGCCGGCGTTGTTTCAGGACGAGATCCGTCGACGGCGGCTGGTACGCCCCTTTCAAATCGAAGTGGCACTAGGCGACTACTGGATTACGTCGCTGCACTCCCGGCAACCGACACAAGCGATGCTCGCATTCAAGAACTGGCTGCTTGAAACGATCGCAGCAAAAAACAGCAGCCCCCGCCAAGCGTACCGAGACCTGGCTACCGCCTGAGCGCCGGGACGACCAGGAACGGAATCATCCCCAGCACCACCGCGACCAGCGCAAACGCGATCACGGGATTATAGCTGTGGGTCCAGTCGTGGATCAAACCGCCGCCCCATGCGCCGAGGCCCGAGCCAAGGCCGCTGCCGATCGAGATCGTGCCGTAGATGGTGCCGACGCGCTCGCCGCGAAAGATCTTCATCGCGGTCGCCGTGATCAGCGGTCCGCGCGAGCCGATCATGCTGCCGAAGGTCACGACGAAGGCGCCGAGCAGCCAGAAGTTCGGATAGTACTGCAACAGCCAGAGCAGGATGATGCCTAGAATCGAGATGGCGTAGCTGAGCAAGACCGACGGCCGTCGCCCGATCATCGCATCGAGCTGGGTCACGCCCAGCATGCCGAACAGCAGCACGACGCCGGAAAAGCCCCAGGCGGTCGCGGCCTGTAGCGGCGGGAAGCCGGCATCGATCAGATAGGCGACGATCTGCGCCGAGATCGCGTACATGCCGACGGCGGTGAAGAAGAAGGTCGAGAACAGCGCCCAGAATGCGTGGTGGCGCATGGCGCTCGCGAGCGTCCAGCCATCGTCAACGAAATCGGGATCGGCTTTTTTGGTGACGTGCGGTGAGCCCGTGGCGAACAGCCGCCATGGCAACAGCAGCAATGGCACCAGCAGGCACAGCGTGAAGATGCCGAAAATCTGGTGGGCGCCGCGCCAGCCGACGTAATCGATCAGGATCTGCGACGCCGGCAGCAGCACCAGAACGCCGGCGCCGGTTGCGGAATAGACGATCGCCATCGCGGTGGGCAGCCGCGGGCCGAACCAGCGGCCGAGCAGGATCGAGTTCGGCACGTTGCCGATGAAGGCGATGCCGATCCCGACGGCCAGCCCGGTGCTCAACTGCAATTGCCACAGTGCCTGCGCGTGGGAGGCCCCCAGAAACGCGCCGCCGAGCAGCAGCAGCCCCAGTGAATAGACGGTGCGCGGGCCGTAGCGATCGAACAGCCGGCCGACCACCGGGGCCATCAGCCCGCCCGCCAGCCAGGTCAGCGAATAGACCGAAACCACTTCGGCGCGGTCCCAGCCGAAATTCTCCGCGATCGGTTTCAGGAATACCGTAAAGCTCTCGCCGAGGCCGCGGCCGAGCAGCGCCAGCGTAAAGCACAGCGCCAGCACGTTGAGCGCAACCCGCTCCGGCTTGAGCGGCTTGGTTGACGCGTCGTGCTCTGGCGTCTTGCGATCCATGGATGCAGGGAGCGCGTTTCCGCAGTTCCCCGCAAGCGTCAAAAAGCGAATGCGCCCATGCAGGCAGGATCAGGCCGGCTTCAGCAGGACGTGCTTTTTCTTCCCCATGGAAAGTTTGATGACACCTTCCGGCGTCAGGTTGGACGCCGTCAGCACCATCTTCTCGTCGGTCACGGCGGTATCGTTGACGCGCAAGCCGCCGCCCTTGATCTGGCGCCGTGCTTCGCCGTTCGAGGCCACGAGGCCCGCCTTCACGAACAGTCCCACCACGCCCGCGCCAGCCTCGAGTTCGCCGCGCGAAACTTCGACGGTGGGCAGGTTCTCCGCGATCGCACCTTGCTCGAAGGTCTGGCGCGCGGTTTCGGCGGCGGTGTCGGCGGCCTCGCGGCCGTGCAGCAGCGCGGTCGCCTCCGTCGCCAGCACCTTCTTGGCTTCGTTGATCTCGCCGCCTTGCAGCGCCGCCAGCTTTGCGATCTCGCTCATCGGCAGGGTCGTGAACAACTTTAGAAACTTGACGACGTCGGCGTCCTCGGCGTTGCGCCAGTATTGCCAGAAATCGTAAGGCGAGAACTGGTCGGCATTGAGCCACACCGCGCCCTGCGCGGTCTTGCCCATCTTGGCGCCCGAGGCCGTCGTCAGCAGCGGCGTGGTCAGCGCGAACAATTGCTCCGTGCCCATGCGGCGGCCGAGATCGACGCCGTTGACGATGTTGCCCCATTGGTCGGAGCCGCCCATCTGCAGGCGGCAGCCGGTGCGCCGCGCCAGCTCGACGAAGTCGTAGGCCTGGCAGACCATGTAGTTGAATTCGATGAAGCTCATCTCCTGCTCGCGCTCGAGCCGGAGCCGCACCGAGTCCATCGTCAGCATGCGGTTGACGGAGAAATGCCGGCCGATGTCGCGCAGCATCTCGATCCAGTTCAGCTTGGTCAGCCACTCCGCGTTATCCAGCATGATCGCGTCGCTGGCGCCGTTGCCGTAACGCAATACCTTGGAGAACACGCCGCGGATCGAGGCCTTGTTGGACTCGATTTCCGCAATCGAGCGGATGGCGCGCGATTCATCCTTGCCGGAGGGGTCACCGACCATGGTGGTGCCACCGCCCATCAGGGTGATCGGCTTGTTGCCGCTCTGCTGCAGCCAGTACAGCATCATCATGGTCAGGTAGTTGCCGATATGGAGCGAGGGCGCCGTGCAGTCGTAGCCGACATAGGCGATCGCCTGGCCCTTCGCCGCCAGCGCGTCGAGGCCCTCGAAATCGGAGCACTGGTGGATGAAGCCGCGCTCCTGTAAAATGTTCAGGAAATCTGATTTAAATGCGGTCATTGGCGGGCGCTTTGATCATTCTATTTTCACTGTAATTGTAACTGCTTTGCGGAACCATCGCGGAACAGGCTGCCGCAGGGCCAGGCGCTGTGGCATTATAAGATGTGCGTGTTTGGCACAAGCTGATCGTCGTCGGCGGGACGTATCGAGCAGGGCGTTTCAAAGGCACAATCTGCTATGATGTTGACGGCATTGGGTTTGATGAGCGGCACCTCGCTTGACGGGGTCGATGTCGCTTTGATCGAAACCGACGGCCGCCGGGTGAATGCGCTCGGACCGTCCGGATACCGGCCCTATACGGATACGGAGCGCGGCCTGCTGCGCCAGGCGCTGTACGAGGCCGCCGACCTGCCGGATCGCACGGCCCGGCCCGGCTGCCTGCGCGAGGCCGAACGGGTCGTTACCGCGGCCCATGCCGAGGCGGTGGCCGCCTTTACCGCCCAACACCGGATGCGCTTCGACGACATCGACATTGTCGGCTTCCACGGCCAGACCGTGCTGCACCGGCCCGACAAAAGGCTGACGGTCCAGATCGGCGACGCGCTGATGCTGGCCAAGGCGATCCACATTCCAGTCATGTACGATTTCCGCGCAGCCGACGTCGAAGCCGGCGGCCAGGGCGCCCCTTTTGTGCCGGTCTATCACCGCGCGCTGGCCCAATCGCTGGAGCGGGAGGGGCCGACCGTCGTGGTCAACATCGGCGGGGTCGCCAACATCACCTATATCGACGGCGATACGCTGATCGCCTGCGATACCGGCCCGGGCAACGCGCTGCTCGACGACCACATGCTCCGCCGCATGAACCAGCGCTTCGATACCGAGGGCCGTACCGCAGCGCTCGGCAAGGTCGATGCGGCCTGGATCAATCGCGCGCTGGCGATGCCGTTCTTTGCGCTGCCGCCGCCGAAATCGCTCGATCGGAACGATTTCGCCGGGCTGAAGCTCGGCGATATGCCGCCCGAGGACGGTGCGGCGACGCTGACCGCGTTTACGGTGGCTGCGATCGCCCGGGTGGTGCCGCTGCTGCCGAAGGAGCCCAGGAGCTGGATCGTGGCCGGCGGCGGCGCCCGCAACCTGACCATGCTGCGGATGCTGCGCGAATGCCTGGCGCCGGCACAGGTCCAGGCGGCGGATACGCTGGGCTGGGCTTCCGACGCCATCGAGGCGCAGGCGTTTGGATTCCTGGCAGCGCGGGGCCTGAAAGGCCTGCCGCTGAGCTACCCCGCCACCACAGGGGTGCCGATCCCGATGACCGGCGGCATCATCGCGCGACCGTGACGCGGTTCAAGATATGTTGATGCAATTGCATCGACCTTGACGACTGCATGCATACGCATCTAATTTGGATGCAGATGCATGGAGCGAGGGCGGCCAGCCTTCGCCTTGGGAGGTCGTCATGGCGCAAAAGCTCACTTTGATCAGCCACAAGCTTTGCCCCTACGTGCAGCGCGCCGTGATCGCGCTGAACGAAAAGGGCGTTCCGTTCGAGCGGGTCGACATCGATCTCGCCAACAAGCCGGACTGGTTCTTGAAGATATCGCCGCTCGGCAAGGTGCCGGTGCTATTGGTGACCGGCGACGACGGCAACGAGGCCGCGCTGTTCGAGAGCAACGTGATTTGCGAATACATCGAGGAGACGCAAGCTGGCGCAAAGCTGCATCCGCACAATGCGCTGCAACGCGCGCAGCATCGGGCCTGGATGGAATTTGGATCCACCATTCTGAGCGAGCTATGGGGTCT encodes the following:
- a CDS encoding DUF3971 domain-containing protein, with amino-acid sequence MPAQERSIQIEERALGGDQPQRRHREAMARNTSPKGSNPHAETQQWDDAAGWEQDEAAGYRARRLLSRSDSGFHRAGDRFSALRRWMSGERWVKRLAIVIAVLAVIFIGCFGGLWWRLGAGPINLDIATPWLAAAIEENIGHGNTVAVGGTQIERAGRIRIAVRIRDIVVRDRDQVVVATAPKAEVRLSGTALLMGRLRAESLNLVDAELAVRITPDGQVTVSAGETAKPLATGVASKRDAGIAPTFPRAAPAPAPGAPATAPDPTQNGLLAGLDWLDSLSLTGLDGQNLNEIGLKNGNLVVDDQQRGNKWTFDNISLSMRRPSSGGVAVSLGEEGARPWSLKVVVGPPQNGVRSVDLRADKVPAANILLAMRVKDLTYGADLPLSGELKGELGRDGVPTYLRGKVTAGAGHLIDSDTPDYPMPIDSAEMSVEWDSGRRVLVAPFKVVSGANRITLLGHLEPPNGATTEWQAGLSGGTILLAGTDNEPPLIFNRISIGMKFDTDRKRVLLTQADISNGEIGIAGTGSIDYANEARLQLGFAGTPMSASALKRMWPILIVPEVREWVIERIERGTLQRIEVGVNSPVRNLSRKGPPIPDDGLAVNIVASGVTARPVDDMPAVRDADLKARVTGRTATVTIGQGIADTPAGRKINISDFIFEVPDMAPKPSPSKVKFRVDCPVPAAAEILASDRISDLSGTLIDPNASKGNVAATITLGMPVKGSMTKADTTYTVIGDLSGFAADRLVMNQKLEANALKVLANNAGYQVKGDVKINGQAASLDYRKPSEGDADIRLQATLDDASRARLGIDLGSAVSGSIPIKVVGKIGENDSRVGIEADLTSLRLDNILPGWVKSPGKSGKATFNVVKKEQSTLFQDIVVEGGGVSIKGSLEVDQNGDLMSANFPTYAPSDGDKTNLKAERGADGVVKVTMRGDVFDGRGFLKSAISGKEADPRSKSRNIDLDIDVKLGAVQGFNGEALRSVDSKFSRRNGVVRAFTLAGKVGRDTAVTADLRGRGAGQGRDIIVLQTNDAGAFFRFTDTYSKMVGGQLSLAMEPPTVEPSAKEGLINVRDFSVRGEAALERAAAGAPAGAQSGISFSALRAEFTRQSGQLAIRDGVVKGPTIGATIEGSIDYVGNAVRMSGTFVPMYGLNNMFGQIPVLGLFLGGGSNEGLIGVTYEVVGTPGQPVLRVNPISAVMPGVLRKIFEFNTGKQNNNPVELPPNN
- the bla gene encoding class A beta-lactamase, which gives rise to MVITRRQFQLGCGAALVATALSGRLKAVSASTLNQRLIDEIKRLERESGGRLGVCVLDTATGARHVHRGDERFPMCSTFKALAAAAILARVDAGKEQLTRRITFEASALVTYSPVTEKHVGGDGMTLAEICEAAVTLSDNTAGNLLLAALGGPPGLTAFARSLGDQVTRLDRNEPSLNEALPDDPRDTTTPNAMASSLQALVVGTTALSAPSREQLTAWLVANKTGDTRLRAGLPKDWRVGDKTGTGARGTNNDVAVIWPHGKAPIVITGYLTGATVPAAQQNAVWASVARAVSAMASG
- a CDS encoding LysR family transcriptional regulator — encoded protein: MRRRTKLSHLPLNALRAFEATARHLSFTRAGLELRVTQAAVSQHVKVLEDRLGVQLFRRLPRGVALTDEGQLLLPSIVEAFGRLTETLNRFEDGHYQDVIAVGVVGTFASGWLLPRLDAFRKAYPRIDLRLFTNNNRIDIAGEGLDYAIRFGDGLWHGTDATRLMGAPFTPLCAPSLARRLSRPADLKREVLLRSYRQEEWPRWFAAAGLQSPVLKGMVFDSSITIASAAARGFGVALLPPALFQDEIRRRRLVRPFQIEVALGDYWITSLHSRQPTQAMLAFKNWLLETIAAKNSSPRQAYRDLATA
- a CDS encoding MFS transporter; the encoded protein is MDRKTPEHDASTKPLKPERVALNVLALCFTLALLGRGLGESFTVFLKPIAENFGWDRAEVVSVYSLTWLAGGLMAPVVGRLFDRYGPRTVYSLGLLLLGGAFLGASHAQALWQLQLSTGLAVGIGIAFIGNVPNSILLGRWFGPRLPTAMAIVYSATGAGVLVLLPASQILIDYVGWRGAHQIFGIFTLCLLVPLLLLPWRLFATGSPHVTKKADPDFVDDGWTLASAMRHHAFWALFSTFFFTAVGMYAISAQIVAYLIDAGFPPLQAATAWGFSGVVLLFGMLGVTQLDAMIGRRPSVLLSYAISILGIILLWLLQYYPNFWLLGAFVVTFGSMIGSRGPLITATAMKIFRGERVGTIYGTISIGSGLGSGLGAWGGGLIHDWTHSYNPVIAFALVAVVLGMIPFLVVPALRR
- the tyrS gene encoding tyrosine--tRNA ligase, whose amino-acid sequence is MTAFKSDFLNILQERGFIHQCSDFEGLDALAAKGQAIAYVGYDCTAPSLHIGNYLTMMMLYWLQQSGNKPITLMGGGTTMVGDPSGKDESRAIRSIAEIESNKASIRGVFSKVLRYGNGASDAIMLDNAEWLTKLNWIEMLRDIGRHFSVNRMLTMDSVRLRLEREQEMSFIEFNYMVCQAYDFVELARRTGCRLQMGGSDQWGNIVNGVDLGRRMGTEQLFALTTPLLTTASGAKMGKTAQGAVWLNADQFSPYDFWQYWRNAEDADVVKFLKLFTTLPMSEIAKLAALQGGEINEAKKVLATEATALLHGREAADTAAETARQTFEQGAIAENLPTVEVSRGELEAGAGVVGLFVKAGLVASNGEARRQIKGGGLRVNDTAVTDEKMVLTASNLTPEGVIKLSMGKKKHVLLKPA
- a CDS encoding anhydro-N-acetylmuramic acid kinase; protein product: MMLTALGLMSGTSLDGVDVALIETDGRRVNALGPSGYRPYTDTERGLLRQALYEAADLPDRTARPGCLREAERVVTAAHAEAVAAFTAQHRMRFDDIDIVGFHGQTVLHRPDKRLTVQIGDALMLAKAIHIPVMYDFRAADVEAGGQGAPFVPVYHRALAQSLEREGPTVVVNIGGVANITYIDGDTLIACDTGPGNALLDDHMLRRMNQRFDTEGRTAALGKVDAAWINRALAMPFFALPPPKSLDRNDFAGLKLGDMPPEDGAATLTAFTVAAIARVVPLLPKEPRSWIVAGGGARNLTMLRMLRECLAPAQVQAADTLGWASDAIEAQAFGFLAARGLKGLPLSYPATTGVPIPMTGGIIARP
- a CDS encoding glutathione S-transferase family protein is translated as MAQKLTLISHKLCPYVQRAVIALNEKGVPFERVDIDLANKPDWFLKISPLGKVPVLLVTGDDGNEAALFESNVICEYIEETQAGAKLHPHNALQRAQHRAWMEFGSTILSELWGLETTDDPAVFESKRQAVAAKFARAEEALGKGPFFAGEHFSLVDAVFAPIFRYFDVFDQLIDLSVFADTPKVRAWREELAKRPSVRTAVGADYPQLLHAFLVRHDAHMLKLAA